The following coding sequences lie in one Eulemur rufifrons isolate Redbay chromosome 11, OSU_ERuf_1, whole genome shotgun sequence genomic window:
- the TMEM63A gene encoding CSC1-like protein 1: protein MTDSPFLELWQSKAVSARERLGLGDRPNDSYCYNSAKNSTVLQGVTFGGIPTVLLIDVICFLLLILVFSIIRRRFWDYGRIALVSEADSESRFQRLSSTSSSGQQDFENELGCCPWLTAIFRLHDDQILEWCGEDAIHYLSFQRHIIFLLVAVSFLSLCVILPVNLSGDLLDKDPYSFGRTTIANLQTDKDLLWLHTIFAVFYLLLTVGFMRHHTQSIKYKEESLVRRTLFITGLPRDAKKEAVESHFRDAYPTCEVTDVQLCYDVAKLMYLCKERKKAEKSLTYYASLQAKTGQRTLINPKPCGQFCCCEVRGCEWEDAISYYTRMKDRLLERITEEERHVQDRPLGMAFVTFQDKSMATYILKDFNACKCQGLRCKGEPQPSSHSRELCASQWTVTFAAYPEDICWKNLSIQGLRWWLQWLGINFILFVVLFFLTTPSIILSTMDKFNVTKPIHALNDPIISQFFPTLLLWSFSALLPSIVYYSTLLESHWTKSGENRIMMTKVYIFLIFMVLILPSLGLTSLDFFFRWLFDKTSTEGTIRLECVFLPDQGAFFVNYVIASAFIGNGMELLRLPGLILYTFRMIMAKTAADRRNIKQNQAFEYEFGAMYGWMLCVFTVIMAYSITCPIIAPFGLIYILLKHMVDRHNLYFVYLPAKLQKRIHFAAVNQALAAPILCLFWLYFFSFLRLGMKAPSTLFTFLVVLLTILVCLAYTCFGCFKHLSPLNYKTEESAGDKGSEAEARVPPPFTPYVPRILNGLASERTALSPQLQPTYGAIHNISGTLPGEPLARSPADGVAAAHSEA, encoded by the exons ATGACCGACTCCCCGTTCCTGGAGCTGTGGCAGTCCAAGGCGGTGTCCGCCCGTGAGCGGCTGGGCCTCGGGGACCGGCCCAACGACTCCTACTGCTACAACTCGGCCAAAAACAGCACCGTGCTCCAGGGGGTCACCTTCGGTGGCATCCCCACTGTCCTGCTCATAGACGTCATCTGCTTTCTG CTTTTGATCTTGGTGTTTTCCATCATAAGAAGAAGATTCTGGGATTATGGCCGCATTGCCCTGGTGTCAGAAGCAGACAG CGAGTCCAGATTTCAGAGATTGTCATCAACTTCCTCCTCAGGGCAACAAGACTTTGAAAATGAGCTG GGCTGCTGCCCCTGGCTGACGGCGATCTTCCGCCTGCA CGACGACCAGATCCTGGAGTGGTGTGGGGAGGACGCCATCCACTACCTGTCCTTCCAGAGGCACATCATCTTCCTGCTGGTGGCCGTCAGCTTCCTGTCGCTGTGCGTCATCCTGCCCGTCAACCTCTCGGGAGACTTGCTGG ACAAAGACCCGTACAGCTTTGGGAGGACGACCATCGCGAACCTGCAGACCGA CAAAGACCTGCTCTGGCTGCACACCATCTTCGCCGTCTTCTACTTGCTGCTCACCGTGGGCTTCATGCGGCACCACACGCAGTCCATCAAGTACAAGGAGGAGAGCCTG GTGAGGCGGACGCTGTTTATCACGGGACTCCCCAGAGACGCCAAGAAGGAGGCTGTGGAGAGCCACTTCCG GGACGCGTATCCCACGTGTGAGGTGACAGATGTGCAGCTGTGCTACGACGTGGCCAAGCTCATGTACCTGTGCAAGGAGAG GAAGAAGGCCGAGAAGAGCCTGACCTATTACGCGAGCCTGCAGGCGAAGACGGGCCAGCGCACCCTCATCAACCCCAAGCCCTGCGGCCAGTTCTGCTGCTGCGAAGTGCGGGGCTGTGAGTGG GAGGACGCCATCTCCTACTACACACGCATGAAGGACCGGCTGCTGGAGAGGATCACGGAGGAAGAGCGCCACGTCCAGGACCGGCCCCTGGGAATGGCCTTCGTCACCTTCCAGGACAAGTCCATGGCTACCTA CATCCTGAAGGACTTCAACGCCTGCAAGTGCCAGGGCCTTCGCTGCAAAGGGGAGCCCCAGCCGTCCTCCCACAGCAGGGAGCTCTGCGCCTCCCAGTGGACGGTCACCTTCGCCGCTTACCCCGAGGACATCTGCTG gAAGAACCTCTCTATCCAGGGCCTGCGTTGGTGGCTCCAGTGGCTGGGGATCAACTTCATTCTCTTCGTGGTGCTGTTTTTCCTGACCACGCCCTCCATCATCCTGTCCACCATGGACAAGTTCAACGTCACCAAACCCATCCACGCACTGAAT GACCCCATCATCAGCCAGTTCTTCCCGACCCTCCTGCTGTGGTCCTTCTCGGCCCTGCTCCCGTCCATCGTGTACTACTCCACGCTGCTCGAGTCCCACTGGACCAA GTCAGGGGAAAACCGGATCATGATGACCAAGGTCTACATATTCTTGATCTTCATGGTGCTGatcctgccctccctgggcctcaccAG tctGGATTTTTTCTTCCGGTGGCTCTTTGACAAGACTTCCACGGAGGGGACCATCAGGTTGGA GTGTGTCTTCCTGCCGGACCAGGGCGCCTTCTTTGTGAACTACGTCATCGCCTCGGCCTTCATCGGCAACGGCATGGAGCTGCTGCGGCTGCCCGGCCTCATCCTCTACACCTTCCGCATGATCATGGCCAAGACGGCCGCCGACCGCAGGAACATCAAGCAG aaccAGGCCTTCGAGTACGAGTTTGGAGCCATGTATGGCTGGATGCTGTGCGTCTTCACCGTCATCATGGCCTACAGCATCACCTGCCCCATCATCGCGCCGTTCG gccTCATCTACATCCTGCTCAAGCACATGGTGGACCGGCACAACCTCTACTTCGTCTACCTCCCTGCCAAGCTGCAGAAGAGGATCCACTTCGCCGCCGTGAACCAGGCCTTGGCCGCTCCCATCCTGTGCCTCTTCTGGCTCTACTTCTTCTCCTTCCTGCGCCTGG GTATGAAGGCCCCTTCCACCCTGTTCACCTTCCTGGTCGTGCTGCTCACCATCCTGGTCTGCCTGGCGTACACCTGCTTCGGATGCTTCAAGCACCTCAGCCCTCTGAACTACAAG ACAGAAGAATCAGCAGGTGACAAAG